A window of the Henckelia pumila isolate YLH828 chromosome 3, ASM3356847v2, whole genome shotgun sequence genome harbors these coding sequences:
- the LOC140886872 gene encoding ABC transporter G family member 22-like isoform X5, whose protein sequence is MCCLSLLAAEDLEAGRRRKKFHADPTLPIYLKFTDVTYKLVLKGIASTVEKDILNGITGSVVPGEVLALMGPSGSGKTTLLSLLGGRVTEHSVGGSITYNDQSYSKSLKSRIGFVTQDDILFPNLTVRETLTYAARLRLPRTLTKDEKDKRAMDVIHELGLERCQDTIIGGSFVRGVSGGERKRVCIGNEIIINPSLLFLDEPTSGLDSTTASRIIETLNDIAEAGKTVITTIHQPSSRLFLKFDKLILLGKGSLLYFGKASEAMIYFSTIGCSPLIAMNPAEFMLDLANGNVTDISIPSEFQDKVQMGNTETKSGKIDPAVIHEKEIFLIQYLVEAYEARVAVHEKKNIMEPISMDEEMKSKLSSSKREYGASWYEQYSILFWRGLKERKNDYFSWLRITQVLATAVILGLLWWQSGGDNPKELQDQAGLLFFIAVFWGFFPVFTAIFTFPQERAMLSKERAADMYRLSAYFVARTTSDLPLDLLLPVLFLLVVYFMAGLRMNAGSFFLTMVTVFLCIIAAQGLGLAIGATLMDMKRATTLASVTVMTFMLAGGFFVQNVPVFISWLRYLSFNYHTYKLLLKVQYQHISHSINGIRIDSGYSEVGVLLAMVFGYRLLAYLSLRRMKIHPGA, encoded by the exons ATGTGCTGCTTATCTTTATTAGCAGCTGAAGATCTTGAGGCAGGCAGGCGTAGGAAGAAATTTCACGCAGATCCCACCTTACCAATCTACCTAAAG TTCACAGATGTAACATACAAGTTGGTTCTCAAAGGAATAGCTTCAACGGTGGAGAAGGATATTTTGAATGGGATTACAGGCTCAGTTGTTCCGGGGGAGGTTTTAGCGTTGATGGGGCCATCGGGAAGCGGGAAGACGACACTACTGAGTCTACTCGGAGGGCGAGTAACAGAGCATTCAGTTGGTGGTTCAATAACTTACAACGATCAATCATATTCGAAGTCACTAAAAAGCAG GATCGGGTTCGTGACACAAGACGACATTCTATTTCCCAACCTTACAGTAAGAGAAACACTTACATACGCAGCTCGACTGCGACTTCCAAGGACATTAACAAAAGATGAAAAGGATAAAAGAGCCATGGATGTCATACACGAGCTGGGTCTTGAGAG GTGTCAAGACACAATAATTGGCGGCTCCTTCGTTAGGGGCGTTTCAGGTGGAGAAAGGAAGCGTGTCTGCATCGGAAACGAGATAATAATCAACCCATCACTGTTGTTCCTTGATGAACCTACTTCTGGCCTGGATTCTACGACAGCTTCGAGGATAATCGAGACCTTAAATGACATAGCAGAG GCTGGAAAAACAGTAATCACCACAATCCATCAGCCGTCAAGCCGACTTTTCCTTAAATTTGACAAGTTGATTTTACTTGGTAAAGGGAGCTTGCTTTATTTTGGAAAGGCATCAGAAGCAATGATTTACTTTTCTACCATAGGATGTTCCCCCCTTATAGCAATGAACCCAGCAGAATTCATGCTTGACCTAGCAAATGGAAATGTAACAGATATTTCCATCCCATCAGAATTCCAAGACAAAGTTCAAATGGGAAACACAGAAACCAAGAGTGGAAAGATTGACCCTGCAGTTATACATGAG AAAGAAATTTTTCTCATCCAGTATCTCGTGGAGGCCTATGAGGCACGAGTTGCTGTGCATGAGAAGAAAAATATTATGGAGCCAATATCCATGGATGAAGAAATGAAGTCTAAACTGAGTTCTTCCAAGAGAGAATATGGAGCAAGCTGGTATGAACAATATTCCATATTATTTTGGAGAGGACTAAAAGAACGGAAGAATGACTACTTCAGCTGGTTAAGGATTACTCAGGTTCTTGCAACAGCAGTTATCTTGGGATTGTTGTGGTGGCAATCTGGTGGTGATAATCCCAAAGAACTTCAAGATCAG GCTGGATTACTGTTCTTCATAGCTGTTTTCTGGGGATTTTTCCCAGTCTTCACTGCCATATTTACGTTTCCTCAGGAAAGAGCCATGCTAAGCAAGGAGCGAGCAGCTGACATGTATAGGTTAAGCGCGTATTTTGTGGCTAGAACCACAAGTGATCTTCCGCTAGACCTATTGCTGCCAGTACTTTTTCTTCTTGTTGTATATTTTATGGCAGGCTTAAGAATGAATGCTGGCTCCTTTTTCCTCACGATGGTGACAGTTTTTCTTTGCATTATAGCAGCTCAG GGACTTGGGCTAGCCATCGGTGCTACACTAATGGATATGAAAAGAGCAACCACCCTGGCCTCAGTCACTGTGATGACCTTCATGTTGGCTGGGGGATTCTTTGTGCAG AATGTCCCGGTGTTCATATCATGGCTTCGTTATCTCTCGTTTAACTATCACACCTACAAGCTTCTACTCAAAGTGCAATACCAACACATCAGTCACTCGATTAATGGGATCAGAATAGACAGCGGTTACAGTGAAGTTGGAGTTCTGCTAGCCATGGTCTTTGGCTACCGACTCCTAGCATATTTATCTTTGAGAAGAATGAAAATCCATCCAGGAGCTTAG